One genomic window of Halorhabdus sp. CBA1104 includes the following:
- a CDS encoding heme-copper oxidase subunit III, protein MSIVEDSDGHDGHHLPAEEDWPRGFGEASWWPFITAVGGAGFYVGVALWVLGMGEDALVGSIVGPATIAGSVLLLLVGMYGWLYHAFVADFWERGTATRSSSALRFGMLLFLGSEIATFGAGFVYYFFIRAGAWPPQELPHLLGSLVLINTTILIASSVTLHFAHVYLRRGNRKRFMQLLGVTLALGVVFIAGQAYEYYEFIIGEGFSITEGTFGSAFYGLTGLHGAHVTLGAILLGIIYARGLAGQYTEHRHTSVSTVSMYWHFVDAVWIFLVVALYVGAAA, encoded by the coding sequence ATGAGCATCGTAGAGGATTCAGACGGACACGACGGCCATCACCTCCCCGCCGAGGAGGACTGGCCCCGCGGGTTCGGCGAGGCCAGCTGGTGGCCCTTCATCACCGCTGTCGGCGGGGCGGGCTTCTACGTCGGGGTCGCGTTGTGGGTACTCGGCATGGGCGAAGACGCGCTGGTTGGCTCGATCGTCGGGCCGGCGACGATCGCAGGCAGCGTCCTGCTGTTGTTGGTCGGGATGTACGGCTGGTTGTATCACGCCTTCGTCGCCGACTTCTGGGAGCGAGGGACCGCGACGCGTTCATCCAGTGCGCTCCGGTTTGGGATGTTGCTGTTCCTGGGTTCGGAGATCGCCACCTTCGGCGCCGGGTTCGTCTATTACTTTTTCATTCGGGCTGGCGCGTGGCCGCCCCAGGAACTGCCCCACCTGCTTGGCAGTCTCGTCTTGATCAACACTACAATCCTGATCGCCAGCAGTGTGACGCTACACTTCGCCCACGTCTATCTCCGCCGAGGGAATCGCAAACGCTTCATGCAGTTGCTCGGCGTGACGTTGGCCCTGGGAGTCGTATTCATCGCCGGCCAAGCCTACGAGTACTACGAGTTCATCATCGGCGAGGGCTTTTCGATCACTGAAGGGACGTTCGGGAGCGCCTTCTACGGGTTGACAGGCCTCCACGGTGCCCACGTGACGCTCGGGGCCATTCTGTTGGGAATTATCTACGCTCGCGGCCTCGCTGGCCAGTACACCGAGCACCGTCACACGTCCGTGAGCACAGTCTCTATGTACTGGCACTTCGTCGATGCCGTCTGGATCTTCTTGGTCGTCGCGCTGTACGTCGGCGCGGCAGCCTGA